One region of Solanum pennellii chromosome 6, SPENNV200 genomic DNA includes:
- the LOC107021573 gene encoding homeobox-leucine zipper protein HDG11-like produces MEYGGGGGGGASSSGGGEATDASRKKKRFHRHTAHQIQSLESVFKECPHPDEKIRLQLSRDLGLAPRQIKFWFQNRRTQLKSQHERADNSALRSENDRIRCENIAIREAIKNVICPSCGGPPVTEDTYFDEQKLRMENLQLKEELDKISSIAAKYMGRPISQLPPVQPVHLSSLNLMSMPNFGLTGPSLDLDLLPGSSTSTFPNLPCPTFNISDMDKSLMADIAGNAMEELIRLLQTNEPLWTKSTTDGRDVLDIDKYGQIFPKANSSLKNPNVRVEASRQSGVVIMNGLALVDMFMDVNKWVEFFPTIVSKARTLEVISCGMMGSRSSTLQLMYAEQQVLSPLVPTRQLYFLRFCQQIETGSWAIVDVSYDITQENMYPPSSCKVHKLPSGCLIQDMPNGYSKVTWLEHVEVEEKGSIHRLYRDLIFSGMAFGAERWLGSLQRLCERYACLMVSGNSSRELGGVIQSPEGKKSMMKVAERMVSSFCASINPSNGHQWNNISTLDEFEVRATLQKCTDPGQPNGVVISAASTIWLPVPPQHVFNFLRDERTRPQWDVLSNQNPVQEVAHIANGSHPGNSISVLRAYNTSQNNMLILQESCIDSSGSLVVYSPVDLQSINIAMSGEDTTYIPLLPSGFTISPDGRGSDEALSMNNGSTMGAGGGGSLVTVVFQILVSSLSSSAKMSPESVNTVNNLIGNTIHQIKAALNCSTS; encoded by the exons ATGGAATACGGCGGCGGCGGTGGTGGTGGTGCTTCGTCAAGTGGCGGTGGTGAAGCCACAGATGCGTCACGGAAGAAGAAACGTTTCCATCGACATACAGCTCATCAAATTCAAAGCCTTGAATC TGTGTTCAAGGAATGTCCGCATCCAGATGAGAAAATTAGATTGCAGTTGAGTAGAGATTTGGGTTTGGCTCCTcgtcaaataaaattttggtTCCAAAATAGGAGGACTCAATTGAAG AGTCAACATGAGAGAGCAGATAATAGTGCACTTCGATCAGAAAATGATAGAATTCGATGTGAAAACATCGCGATAAGGGAAGCAATCAAGAATGTGATATGTCCATCTTGTGGAGGTCCTCCAGTTACTGAAGACACTTATTTTGATGAACAAAAGTTGAGAATGGAGAATTTGCAACTAAAAGAGGAG CTTGACAAGATTTCAAGCATTGCTGCAAAGTATATGGGGAGGCCTATTTCGCAACTTCCACCAGTGCAACCTGTTCATTTGTCTTCACTTAACTTAATGTCCATGCCTAATTTTGGACTAACTGGTCCTtcacttgatcttgatcttctTCCTGGAAGTTCTACGAGTACTTTTCCAAATTTACCATGTCCTACATTCAACATATCAGACATGGATAAGTCCCTTATGGCTGATATTGCTGGTAATGCCATGGAGGAATTGATTAGGCTTTTACAAACTAACGAACCTTTGTGGACAAAGTCCACAACTGATGGCAGAGATGTACTTGACATCGATAAATATGGCCAGATTTTTCCAAAGGCTAACAGTTCGCTGAAAAATCCAAATGTCCGTGTTGAGGCTTCCAGGCAATCAGGTGTTGTGATCATGAATGGTTTGGCCTTAGTCGACATGTTCATGGATGTG AATAAATGGGTGGAATTCTTTCCTACAATTGTTTCAAAGGCAAGAACACTTGAAGTAATATCATGTGGCATGATGGGCAGTCGGAGTAGTACGTTACAATTG ATGTATGCAGAACAGCAAGTGCTTTCGCCATTAGTACCAACACGACAATTGTACTTCCTACGGTTTTGTCAGCAGATTGAGACGGGCTCGTGGGCAATTGTTGATGTTTCCTATGATATTACTCAAGAAAATATGTACCCTCCCTCTTCTTGCAAGGTTCATAAGCTCCCATCTGGATGCTTGATACAAGACATGCCCAATGGTTATTCCAAG GTAACTTGGTTGGAACATGTTGAAGTGGAAGAGAAAGGTTCAATTCATAGGCTATATAGAGATCTTATATTTAGTGGTATGGCATTTGGAGCAGAGAGATGGCTTGGTTCTCTTCAAAGATTGTGTGAGAGATATGCTTGTCTAATGGTTAGCGGCAACTCTTCTCGTGAACTTGGAGGAG TGATTCAGTCACCAGAAGGGAAGAAAAGCATGATGAAAGTGGCTGAAAGAATGGTGAGCAGTTTCTGTGCCAGCATAAATCCGTCCAATGGACACCAGTGGAACAACATTTCTACATTGGATGAATTTGAAGTTAGAGCCACGCTTCAAAAGTGCACTGATCCTGGCCAGCCCAATGGTGTAGTCATCAGCGCAGCTTCCACTATTTGGCTCCCAGTTCCTCCACAACATGTCTTCAATTTCCTTAGGGACGAAAGGACTCGACCTCAG TGGGATGTTCTTTCCAACCAAAATCCAGTACAAGAGGTAGCTCACATTGCAAATGGCTCTCACCCAGGGAATTCTATCTCTGTGCTCAGG GCCTACAACACTAGCCAGAATAACATGTTGATACTTCAAGAAAGCTGCATAGACTCATCAGGTTCACTAGTAGTCTACAGTCCTGTTGATTTACAATCCATCAACATTGCAATGAGTGGTGAAGACACCACCTACATCCCTTTGCTCCCTTCAGGTTTCACAATATCACCAGACGGACGAGGGTCGGACGAGGCATTATCCATGAATAATGGTAGTACTATGGGAGCAGGGGGAGGGGGCTCACTAGTGACAGTAGTGTTCCAGATATTGGTAAGCAGTTTGTCATCATCAGCCAAAATGAGCCCAGAATCAGTAAACACAGTTAATAACCTAATAGGCAACACTATCCACCAAATTAAAGCTGCCTTGAATTGCTCCACTTCCTGA